DNA sequence from the Sinorhizobium sp. RAC02 genome:
CTTCCTGACACCGATCGCAACCCCGACGAACGTGATGGTCATGGCCTGGCGGGTACACGTTCAGCGAATACTGGAAGCTGGGCCTGCCGCTGCCGGCCTGGTTCTTCGTGGTTTCCGTCTTCGTCGTCCCGCTGATCTGGTCGTTCTAGACCGGTTGGGCGTGAAGGACCGAGAATTTCTCTACGCCGGCCGATGGCCGATGAAAAGACAGGATGGAGGAGTGCAGCGATGACGGATCAAGGCAATGAGGGACTGGATCGCCGCAGTTTCATGATCGCCTCGGTTGCCACGGTGGGGGCGGCCGGGCTCATGGCTACGACGGCGAGCGCCCAGACGTCCTCCAGCGACGCAACGGCGTCCGCACAAGGCACCATCTATACCGGCGATGTCATTGACGGAAAGCGGGTCATAACTTCGCTCGACATTGCAGACCTCGAACCGGGAAAGACGCACAGGCTCTATTTCAAGGGCGTGCAGATGCCGACCGGTCAAACCTGGTATGTGTCGGTCATGGTGGCGAAGGGTGCTGCGCCCGGAAAGCGGCTCGGCCTGATGGGCGGTGTGCATGGCGACGAGATGAACCCGATCCACATGATCCAGACGGTGATGAACCAGCTCGATCCGGCCGCCATGTCCGGATCGGTGATGGCCGTCTTCGACGTGTCGCGTCCCGCCGTGGAGGGGATGGCGCGCCGGTGGCCGAATTCGGGCCGGGGGATCGACCTCATCGACATCAACAGGCTGTTTCCCGGCCGCGAGGACGGCCCTGACGCGCCGCTTCGTCATGCCGGCCTCGTCTTCAACCGCCTGCTTCGCCCCAATCTCGATTACGGGCTGGACTTCCACACTGCCGCGACCGGCATGGACGC
Encoded proteins:
- a CDS encoding succinylglutamate desuccinylase/aspartoacylase family protein translates to MTDQGNEGLDRRSFMIASVATVGAAGLMATTASAQTSSSDATASAQGTIYTGDVIDGKRVITSLDIADLEPGKTHRLYFKGVQMPTGQTWYVSVMVAKGAAPGKRLGLMGGVHGDEMNPIHMIQTVMNQLDPAAMSGSVMAVFDVSRPAVEGMARRWPNSGRGIDLIDINRLFPGREDGPDAPLRHAGLVFNRLLRPNLDYGLDFHTAATGMDATAFHLARMDIPEVRAMAELYPIEQIFDNKAEPGLLSNALIDAGIPALTPEIGLPRIFDHDMIALFVEGTMNVIKHHGILPGPMGRTGKDSNVFIADGLFPVIATHGGFIELLVKLNQAVEIGQKVAIQRNTFGEVVAEYAAARSGRVGARRTDATAEPGTPIIFLLFDSASAIGGDVVVE